From a single Pseudomonas sp. A34-9 genomic region:
- a CDS encoding LysR family transcriptional regulator: MHRTGMTELEVVLAVARRSSFRGAAQELGMSTTAVSSAVAGLEARLKVRLFNRSTRSVALTDIGQRYVARIAPALAQIKSAGEEASLGPDEPSGTLRINAPHGAAYLLLDPLLKQYAQRYPEVRIDIVSESSMVDIIAGGFDAGIRLAESVPQDMIAVPLSGDIRMLVVATPEYLERYGVPEHPRDLLTHESICMRMAHGGLYQWELERDGQKLQMDLPVRFASNELLAIKQAVVLGLGIGFISEWFIQEELASGALVPVLMPWCPSFGGLRLYYSGHRFVPARLRALIELAQELRPTVV, translated from the coding sequence ATGCACAGAACAGGAATGACCGAGCTGGAAGTGGTTCTGGCCGTGGCGCGCCGCAGCAGTTTTCGCGGCGCAGCACAGGAATTGGGCATGTCCACTACCGCCGTGAGCAGCGCGGTGGCCGGCCTGGAAGCACGCCTGAAAGTGCGCCTGTTCAATCGCTCCACGCGCAGCGTGGCCCTCACCGACATTGGGCAACGCTATGTGGCACGTATCGCCCCTGCGTTGGCGCAGATCAAAAGTGCCGGCGAAGAAGCCAGCCTCGGCCCCGATGAACCCAGCGGCACATTGCGCATCAATGCACCGCATGGCGCGGCCTACCTGCTGTTGGATCCGCTATTGAAGCAGTACGCTCAGCGCTATCCCGAAGTGCGCATCGACATCGTCAGCGAATCAAGCATGGTCGACATCATCGCCGGTGGCTTCGACGCCGGGATCCGCCTGGCGGAGTCTGTGCCGCAAGACATGATTGCCGTGCCATTGTCAGGTGACATCCGGATGCTCGTAGTAGCAACGCCCGAGTACCTCGAACGCTACGGCGTGCCCGAGCATCCGCGAGATCTGCTCACCCACGAGAGCATCTGCATGCGCATGGCCCACGGTGGCCTCTACCAGTGGGAATTGGAGCGCGATGGCCAAAAGCTGCAGATGGATCTGCCGGTGCGCTTCGCCTCCAACGAGTTGCTGGCCATCAAACAGGCCGTGGTGTTGGGCCTTGGCATTGGTTTCATTTCCGAGTGGTTCATCCAAGAAGAACTGGCGAGCGGCGCCCTGGTGCCGGTGTTAATGCCATGGTGCCCGTCGTTTGGCGGGTTGAGGCTCTACTACTCGGGCCATCGCTTCGTGCCGGCGCGATTGCGCGCACTGATTGAACTGGCGCAGGAGTTGCGGCCCACGGTGGTTTGA
- a CDS encoding VOC family protein: MFERSKLVPELMVTDLDSSLAFWVSCLGLEVAYQRPEDGFAYLDLNGAQVMLEQADPDAGQWLTAHLTKPFGRGINLQIDVVAVGPIIQKLGLAGFPLYRECKDTWYRANNVEVGQREFIVQDPDGYLVRLVERLGERPVCSI; this comes from the coding sequence ATGTTCGAACGTAGCAAACTGGTTCCAGAGTTAATGGTCACTGACCTGGATAGCAGTTTGGCCTTTTGGGTTTCTTGCCTGGGACTTGAAGTGGCTTATCAACGGCCAGAAGACGGATTCGCTTACCTCGACTTGAACGGTGCGCAAGTAATGCTTGAGCAGGCTGACCCGGACGCAGGCCAATGGCTAACTGCCCACCTGACCAAGCCGTTTGGAAGAGGAATCAACCTCCAGATTGACGTTGTGGCTGTCGGCCCGATCATCCAAAAACTTGGTCTGGCTGGATTTCCACTCTATCGAGAATGCAAAGACACCTGGTATCGGGCTAACAATGTAGAAGTCGGTCAGCGCGAATTCATCGTCCAGGATCCCGATGGCTATCTCGTAAGGTTGGTAGAGCGTTTGGGAGAGCGCCCGGTTTGTTCAATTTGA
- a CDS encoding PAS domain-containing methyl-accepting chemotaxis protein produces the protein MFNRQLKNALFTCQEELCLALGTVADIEAVFLSVRVDGAGRIISANQRFAQTLGYSLEQLSNMAMNNINAEPQNDFAPNLCAIERQRYRASDGRAVTLNIAWIAAANRTFQGYGMVAPPLARDEQEVIEMFSALNRSMAIIQFSLAGEVVYANESFVQAMGYSLAEIEGKHHRLFCLAEDVASSHYAEFWNSLNKGVFNAGRFRRVDKSGKVVWLEATYNPIRDASGRVYKIAKFASVVTEQVEKADGIKQAATMAYDVSLDTDVKANRGMELVADSVLGTQNIAQQMALVTDSMTALESQSQLIGSIVDTIGAIATQTNLLALNAAIEAARAGVHGRGFAVVADEVRKLAGRTSAATQEINGVVRQNRELAGEAALHVQCSRDQADVLLELSEQAGMAMAAIQSGAKQVVKAIGRVTSDLH, from the coding sequence GTGTTTAATCGCCAGTTGAAGAATGCTCTTTTTACCTGCCAAGAGGAATTGTGCCTGGCGCTCGGGACAGTCGCCGACATCGAAGCGGTTTTTCTTTCAGTACGTGTCGATGGAGCTGGCCGGATTATCTCGGCCAACCAGCGGTTTGCGCAAACGCTGGGATACTCGCTGGAACAGCTTTCAAATATGGCGATGAATAACATCAACGCGGAACCGCAGAATGATTTTGCACCCAACCTGTGCGCCATCGAACGGCAACGCTATCGTGCCTCCGACGGCCGTGCTGTGACACTCAATATAGCCTGGATCGCTGCAGCGAACCGGACGTTTCAAGGCTACGGCATGGTTGCACCACCGCTGGCGCGGGACGAACAGGAGGTCATCGAAATGTTCAGCGCACTGAACCGCTCGATGGCGATCATCCAGTTCAGTCTCGCGGGTGAGGTCGTCTACGCCAACGAATCGTTCGTCCAGGCCATGGGTTACAGCCTTGCGGAGATAGAAGGCAAGCATCACCGCCTGTTCTGCCTGGCGGAGGACGTGGCTTCGTCGCATTACGCCGAGTTCTGGAATAGTCTTAATAAGGGCGTGTTTAACGCTGGTCGCTTTCGCCGGGTAGATAAAAGCGGAAAAGTGGTTTGGCTGGAGGCTACTTACAATCCTATCAGAGACGCTTCCGGTCGGGTTTATAAAATTGCCAAATTCGCCAGCGTAGTGACCGAGCAAGTTGAAAAAGCCGACGGAATCAAACAAGCAGCGACCATGGCTTACGACGTGTCGCTAGATACCGATGTGAAAGCTAACCGAGGTATGGAACTGGTCGCCGACTCCGTGCTCGGCACACAGAATATTGCCCAACAGATGGCCTTGGTGACCGACAGCATGACCGCGCTGGAGTCGCAGTCGCAGTTGATCGGTTCCATCGTCGACACGATCGGCGCCATCGCCACCCAGACCAATCTCTTGGCGCTTAACGCCGCTATCGAAGCTGCACGCGCTGGAGTGCATGGGCGAGGATTCGCTGTTGTGGCGGATGAAGTGCGCAAGCTCGCCGGTCGTACAAGTGCGGCCACGCAGGAGATTAACGGCGTGGTCAGGCAAAATCGAGAATTGGCCGGCGAAGCAGCGTTGCATGTCCAGTGCAGCAGAGACCAAGCCGACGTTTTATTGGAGTTGTCCGAACAGGCAGGTATGGCGATGGCAGCTATCCAATCAGGCGCAAAGCAAGTAGTGAAAGCCATTGGTAGAGTCACCAGCGATCTGCATTGA
- a CDS encoding GGDEF domain-containing protein: protein MPAIFKIRPRMRTLLSPAVTKIEMAGIVSWLCVLLIEPATTLNLPNLLVTASLLVIWYVHRVVADFRIWRMLGGVYILILSLGFAHVIDTNVQLRVFTLPLAVIIVVSSAILFVTVQDYLLSTLLVWILMWPALDVGFYRELEVYLVIFCVASMSIGFTLSFTYLRNMRSVLLVESEFRTLAETDFLTSLLNRRAFMGIFQNALTEGHSGYFIMLDIDGFKLKNDQYGHDVGDKILCAMAACLKSTPGSHSVGRIGGEEFGVLLLGEDDAVANEYALRLLANIRCSVLPPHQFTCSAGVAQFRATSDMSAVLKCADSNMYKAKHDGKDRVFQNGRQVKPLLPVTT from the coding sequence ATGCCGGCGATTTTCAAAATCAGACCAAGAATGCGAACGCTGCTGTCACCAGCGGTAACCAAGATTGAAATGGCGGGAATTGTTTCCTGGCTTTGTGTGTTGCTGATTGAGCCTGCGACAACGTTAAATCTGCCAAATCTGTTGGTTACAGCATCGTTGTTGGTTATCTGGTACGTTCATCGCGTAGTTGCTGATTTCCGCATATGGAGAATGCTCGGCGGCGTCTATATATTGATTTTGTCACTCGGCTTTGCGCATGTGATTGACACCAATGTGCAGCTGCGCGTCTTTACGCTGCCCTTAGCTGTGATCATCGTGGTAAGCAGTGCGATCTTATTCGTCACGGTTCAGGACTATCTTCTGTCTACATTGCTGGTCTGGATACTGATGTGGCCCGCTTTGGACGTTGGCTTTTACCGGGAACTGGAAGTTTATCTGGTCATTTTTTGCGTTGCTTCCATGTCCATCGGTTTTACTCTCAGCTTTACCTATCTAAGAAATATGCGGTCAGTGTTGTTGGTCGAAAGTGAATTCAGGACACTGGCGGAGACAGACTTTCTCACCTCCTTACTTAACCGAAGGGCCTTTATGGGGATCTTCCAAAATGCATTGACAGAAGGTCACAGCGGCTACTTTATAATGTTGGATATTGACGGCTTTAAATTAAAAAACGATCAGTACGGTCACGACGTCGGTGACAAGATTTTGTGTGCCATGGCCGCGTGCCTGAAATCCACCCCTGGCAGCCACAGTGTCGGGCGGATTGGAGGTGAGGAATTCGGTGTCTTGTTGTTAGGCGAAGATGATGCGGTTGCTAATGAATACGCATTGCGCCTGCTGGCCAATATCCGTTGCAGTGTATTGCCTCCGCATCAGTTCACTTGCAGCGCGGGCGTCGCGCAGTTTCGAGCGACATCGGACATGTCAGCAGTGCTCAAATGCGCCGACAGCAATATGTATAAAGCGAAGCATGATGGTAAGGATCGGGTGTTTCAGAATGGAAGGCAGGTCAAACCGCTACTTCCTGTAACTACGTAA
- a CDS encoding LLM class flavin-dependent oxidoreductase has protein sequence MAERTGQIRLGAFLSGSGAHGGSWRHPQADADASLNFQRYRHYAQTLERGCFDALFLNDNVAVGNLDPRVLSRTSYSLRWDPLTLLPALAVLTEHIGLIATVNTSYNEPYNVARKFASLDHLSGGRAGWNLVTGLIGGENFNHAQPLAHADRYARAEEFFDVVTGLWDSWADDAFVRDKVTGTWLDTEKMHVLEHHGQHFQVRGPLNAPRPLQGWPLIAQAGSSGPGRELAARSAELVFTAQQTLEEGKAFYAGLKERLPHYGRHVGQLKIFPGIAPTVGRTLNEAEEKYQQLQELLDPEVMLKSLSWLLDLGIDLSDLPLHAVVPLPEHLAPTQRHQSRQQLVLDLIRRERPTVAQLLRSLSASGHKVQVGTPAQIVDELATWYEEYAADGFNVLFTHLPGAIDDFVDLVVPELQRRGLYRTHYEGRSLRENLGLQRVGNRFFESTKPA, from the coding sequence ATGGCTGAACGTACGGGGCAAATACGCCTTGGGGCCTTTCTGTCCGGCTCCGGGGCGCACGGTGGCAGTTGGCGTCACCCACAGGCGGATGCCGATGCTTCGCTGAATTTTCAGCGCTATCGGCACTACGCGCAAACGCTGGAACGAGGCTGCTTCGATGCCTTGTTTCTCAATGACAATGTTGCCGTGGGCAACCTCGATCCACGGGTGCTCAGCCGCACGTCTTACAGCCTGCGCTGGGACCCGTTGACGCTACTGCCGGCGCTAGCGGTGTTGACCGAACACATCGGCCTGATCGCCACCGTCAATACGTCGTACAACGAGCCCTATAACGTCGCGCGCAAGTTCGCTTCACTCGATCACCTGAGCGGTGGTCGTGCCGGGTGGAACCTGGTAACCGGTTTGATTGGCGGCGAAAATTTCAATCATGCCCAGCCCTTGGCGCACGCTGATCGTTATGCCCGGGCCGAAGAGTTTTTCGACGTGGTAACAGGGCTCTGGGACAGCTGGGCCGATGATGCGTTTGTGCGCGACAAGGTCACAGGCACCTGGCTCGATACCGAGAAAATGCACGTGCTTGAGCATCACGGCCAACACTTCCAGGTTCGCGGTCCATTGAACGCGCCGCGCCCCCTGCAAGGTTGGCCGCTGATCGCTCAGGCCGGCTCGTCTGGCCCGGGTCGAGAGCTGGCGGCGCGCAGCGCTGAACTGGTGTTCACCGCTCAGCAAACCCTGGAGGAGGGCAAAGCTTTTTACGCCGGACTCAAGGAGCGTTTGCCGCACTATGGGCGACACGTCGGGCAGTTGAAGATCTTTCCGGGCATTGCGCCAACTGTCGGCCGAACCCTCAACGAGGCCGAAGAAAAGTACCAGCAGTTGCAAGAACTACTCGACCCCGAAGTGATGCTCAAGAGCTTGTCCTGGCTGCTTGACCTGGGCATTGATCTGTCGGACTTGCCATTGCACGCCGTGGTGCCGTTGCCGGAACATCTCGCGCCGACGCAACGGCACCAGAGCCGACAGCAACTGGTGCTCGATCTGATCCGTCGCGAGCGACCGACGGTCGCGCAACTGCTGCGCAGCCTGTCAGCCAGTGGGCATAAGGTTCAGGTCGGCACACCGGCGCAGATCGTCGACGAACTGGCCACCTGGTATGAAGAATATGCAGCGGATGGCTTCAATGTGCTGTTCACTCATCTCCCGGGTGCCATCGATGATTTTGTAGATCTGGTGGTGCCTGAATTGCAACGGCGCGGGCTATACCGCACCCATTACGAAGGCCGCAGCCTGCGGGAAAACCTCGGGCTGCAACGGGTGGGAAATCGCTTCTTCGAAAGCACGAAACCAGCGTAG